One segment of Bombus pascuorum chromosome 6, iyBomPasc1.1, whole genome shotgun sequence DNA contains the following:
- the LOC132908341 gene encoding protein SET isoform X1, with product MMASPNKKAKELEDPGSGEGVESRDYDIEIQKTLEEIDGCQNQIDGLNEKASDEILEVEKKYNKLRKPYFQKRNDIIKRIPNFWVTAFVNNKEIAEILEEDEEDALRFLNKLEVEEFEDIKSGYRINFHFDENPYFENDVLTKEFHLGSSGDPASQSTPIRWKEGADLTKRAKTKAPLKGRKRPLKHRSFFDWFTDHGDPSSDEIAELIKDDMWPNPLQYYLAPDMDVENGIEGDGEDCDTEEEEEEEDGGADEGDEAGEGEEGDDSIVVVEDDVDEDDEEEEAVNDEDDGVNEEDDLLVDDEVDREDGEGEEPE from the exons ATGATGGCTTCGCCGAACAAGAAAGCCAAGGAATTAGAGGATCCAGGTTCGGGCGAGGGTGTTGAATCACGCGATTACGACATTGAAATACAAAAGACACTCGAAGAGATTGACGGGTGTCAGAATCAAATCGATGGCCTCAATGAGAAGGCCAGCGATGAAATCCTCGAAGTCGAGAAGAAGTATAATAAGTTGCGTAAGCCCTATTTCCAAAAACGGAATGACATTATTAAGAGGATACCCAATTTTTGGGTCACTGCT TTTGTAAACAATAAGGAAATAGCAGAAATATtggaagaagatgaagaagatgcacttcgatttttaaataaattagaagttgaagaatttgaagatattaaatcaggttatagaattaattttcattttgatgaaaatccatattttgaaaatgacgTCCTTACAAAGGAGTTTCATCTAGGTTCTTCTG GAGATCCAGCATCTCAAAGTACACCTATACGTTGGAAAGAAGGTGCAGATTTAACAAAAAGAGCAAAAACCAAAGCCCCATTAAAAGGTCGTAAAAGGCCATTAAAACACAGGTCATTTTTTGATTGGTTTACGGATCATGGAGATCCAAGTTCAGATGAAATAGCAGAGTTAATTAAAGATGATATGTGGCCTAATCCATTACAg TATTATTTGGCACCAGATATGGATGTTGAAAATGGCATTGAAGGTGATGGTGAAGATTGCGATacggaagaagaggaagaagaagaagatggtGGTGCGGATGAAGGTGATGAAGCAGGTGAAGGTGAGGAGGGAGATGATAGCATAGTTGTTGTCGAAGATGATGTAGATGAAGATGATGAGGAAGAAGAGGCTGTGAATGATGAAGATGATGGAGTAAACGAAGAGGATGATTTATTGGTAGATGACGAAGTGGATCGTGAAG ATGGTGAGGGAGAGGAACcagaatag
- the LOC132908341 gene encoding protein SET isoform X2 — protein MMASPNKKAKELEDPGSGEGVESRDYDIEIQKTLEEIDGCQNQIDGLNEKASDEILEVEKKYNKLRKPYFQKRNDIIKRIPNFWVTAFVNNKEIAEILEEDEEDALRFLNKLEVEEFEDIKSGYRINFHFDENPYFENDVLTKEFHLGSSASQSTPIRWKEGADLTKRAKTKAPLKGRKRPLKHRSFFDWFTDHGDPSSDEIAELIKDDMWPNPLQYYLAPDMDVENGIEGDGEDCDTEEEEEEEDGGADEGDEAGEGEEGDDSIVVVEDDVDEDDEEEEAVNDEDDGVNEEDDLLVDDEVDREDGEGEEPE, from the exons ATGATGGCTTCGCCGAACAAGAAAGCCAAGGAATTAGAGGATCCAGGTTCGGGCGAGGGTGTTGAATCACGCGATTACGACATTGAAATACAAAAGACACTCGAAGAGATTGACGGGTGTCAGAATCAAATCGATGGCCTCAATGAGAAGGCCAGCGATGAAATCCTCGAAGTCGAGAAGAAGTATAATAAGTTGCGTAAGCCCTATTTCCAAAAACGGAATGACATTATTAAGAGGATACCCAATTTTTGGGTCACTGCT TTTGTAAACAATAAGGAAATAGCAGAAATATtggaagaagatgaagaagatgcacttcgatttttaaataaattagaagttgaagaatttgaagatattaaatcaggttatagaattaattttcattttgatgaaaatccatattttgaaaatgacgTCCTTACAAAGGAGTTTCATCTAGGTTCTTCTG CATCTCAAAGTACACCTATACGTTGGAAAGAAGGTGCAGATTTAACAAAAAGAGCAAAAACCAAAGCCCCATTAAAAGGTCGTAAAAGGCCATTAAAACACAGGTCATTTTTTGATTGGTTTACGGATCATGGAGATCCAAGTTCAGATGAAATAGCAGAGTTAATTAAAGATGATATGTGGCCTAATCCATTACAg TATTATTTGGCACCAGATATGGATGTTGAAAATGGCATTGAAGGTGATGGTGAAGATTGCGATacggaagaagaggaagaagaagaagatggtGGTGCGGATGAAGGTGATGAAGCAGGTGAAGGTGAGGAGGGAGATGATAGCATAGTTGTTGTCGAAGATGATGTAGATGAAGATGATGAGGAAGAAGAGGCTGTGAATGATGAAGATGATGGAGTAAACGAAGAGGATGATTTATTGGTAGATGACGAAGTGGATCGTGAAG ATGGTGAGGGAGAGGAACcagaatag